A genome region from Drosophila simulans strain w501 chromosome 2R, Prin_Dsim_3.1, whole genome shotgun sequence includes the following:
- the LOC6735038 gene encoding cell wall protein IFF6, producing the protein MLVKLCTILLAIGLSQAVEYPPLQLNNPHQNLVQFLIQSRDLGNDQSHTSDCMDYYLPLLNEVVETYRADVNACVNKANEEVAQINDNTKEERNAIDNSAKTSCNALTACSTIESAIGYFSCYSEAGANNTKTMFTISANASELLAAVQEEVRLIKVKEEVCTNKTQRAYGEAYGQLYEDLSDCIAGAPIPSESTSTQASSTDSSTDSSSASTESSTDSSSASTDSSTDSSSASTESSTDSSSVSTESSTDSSTDSSSASTESSTDSSSASTESSTDSSSVSTESSTDSSTDSSSVSTESSTDSSTDSSSASTESSTESSSDSPSDSTESSTDSSSVSTESTTSSGEKEAPPEEDLKSLSSQNSNDLQKILKNLRVWFKNH; encoded by the exons ATGCTAGTCAAGTTGTGCACTATTCTTTTGGCCATTGGCCTTAGTCAGGCCGTGGAGTATCCGCCCCTGCAACTTAATAATCCTCACCAGAACCTGGTGCAGTTCCTGATACAATCACGTGATCTCGGCAACGATCAATCACATACCTCTGATTGCATGGATTATTATCTTCCCCTGCTTAACGAAGTTGTGGAGACCTACAGGGCTGATGTAAACGCGTGTGTGAATAAAGCTAATGAGGAGGTGGCACAGATCAACGACAACACCAAGGAGGAACGAAATGCCATTGATAACTCCGCCAAGACTTCCTGCAATGCCCTTACCGCGTGTAGTACAATAGAATCTGCCATAGGCTACTTCAGCTGCTACAGTGAAGCC GGTGCCAACAATACCAAAACCATGTTCACCATCTCCGCTAACGCTTCGGAGCTGCTAGCTGCTGTGCAGGAAGAAGTGCGTCTCATCAAAGTGAAGGAAGAGGTGTGCACCAACAAGACCCAGAGGGCCTATGGAGAGGCATACGGCCAGCTCTACGAGGATTTGAGTGATTGCATTGCTGGCGCTCCAATTCCATCGGAATCCACAAGCACCCAGGCCTCTTCCACGGATTCTTCGACTGATTCGAGCTCCGCTTCCACCGAATCCTCTACTGATTCGTCCTCCGCTTCCACCGATTCCTCGACTGATTCGTCATCCGCTTCCACCGAATCCTCTACTGATTCGTCCTCCGTTTCCACCGAATCTTCTACCGATTCCTCGACTGATTCGTCATCCGCTTCCACCGAATCATCTACTGATTCGTCCTCCGCTTCCACCGAATCTTCTACTGATTCGTCCTCCGTCTCCACTGAATCCTCCACGGATTCCTCGACTGATTCTTCCTCCGTGTCGACCGAATCCTCCACTGATTCGTCGACAGACTCCTCCTCCGCTTCCACCGAATCCTCTACTGAATCCTCGTCTGATTCGCCCTCCGATTCCACCGAATCCTCTACTGATTCCTCATCTGTTTCCACGGAATCGACAACAAGTAGTGGTGAAAAGGAAGCGCCGCCTGAGGAGGACTTGAAATCCCTCTCCTCTCAGAACAGCAATGACCTCCAGAAGATTCTAAAGAATCTACGGGTTTGGTTCAAAA
- the LOC6735039 gene encoding uncharacterized protein DDB_G0271670: MQSHLITVLLATVAIGSCIANPNLISGPSRILEIMSATSEVQRNNPQLTIECFDYYNDLFKTEYSEYVDEYNLCLDKYDGGYEQVLEQYNPVVWDLSNSTFESCMFLLDCDKQNNSENALSCYSTEGPKNSKQLSSVASNASVSVVTLRQEVETLVFTRDQCCSASSRSYEVRSGESYEDLQKCLNGEIPVPERSTTTSSSSTSTTAATPTITTTGSPSTTTPSASTSTPSPSTASSTERPDSSSAPISSTTSSPSTVAHFSPVENSSGNSQHRFPRRLEHIFKHIV, from the exons ATGCAGTCACATCTCATCACCGTCCTGCTGGCCACCGTGGCCATCGGCTCCTGCATCGCGAATCCCAACCTCATCTCGGGTCCTTCGCGAATTCTTGAGATAATGAGCGCCACCAGTGAAGTCCAGCGTAATAACCCACAACTGACCATAGAATGTTTCGACTACTATAATGACCTATTCAAAACCGAATATTCGGAATATGTGGATGAGTACAATCTGTGCCTGGATAAGTATGATGGCGGTTATGAACAGGTCCTAGAACAGTACAATCCCGTTGTCTGGGACCTCAGCAACTCCACCTTCGAGTCCTGCATGTTCCTGCTGGACTGCGATAAGCAGAATAACAGCGAAAATGCCCTGTCCTGCTACTCCACTGAG GGTCCTAAAAATTCCAAACAGTTGTCCAGTGTGGCATCCAATGCTTCGGTCTCGGTCGTTACACTGCGTCAGGAGGTCGAGACACTGGTGTTCACCCGTGACCAATGCTGCTCAGCATCGTCCAGAAGCTATGAAGTCCGCTCCGGCGAGTCCTACGAAGATCTTCAGAAGTGCTTGAACGGTGAGATTCCTGTGCCGGAGAgaagcaccaccaccagcagcagcagcaccagcaccaccgccgccaccccCACTATTACCACCACCGGATCTCCTTCTACCACCACCCCATCTGCTTCTACCTCCACCCCATCTCCTTCCACCGCCAGCTCCACAGAAAGACCAGATAGCTCATCCGCACCGATTTCCTCAACAACGAGTTCTCCATCGACAGTAGCGCATTTTAGTCCCGTTGAAAACAGCAGTGGCAACAGCCAGCACCGATTCCCAAGAAGACTGGAACATATTTTCAAACATATTGTTTAA